Below is a genomic region from Tripterygium wilfordii isolate XIE 37 chromosome 12, ASM1340144v1, whole genome shotgun sequence.
AGGGATATTCTTGAAATGACGATTATGTTAGTGATGAGATTGGTGTGGGTCTCAAGGTTATCAGAGAGACGTACATGTCCAAATAAGGATATCATGGATTTCCTTGGATAAGGCTATCGGTAGGGCATACACTTTTCTTGATGGTTTCTCGAATATTGGATGAGATTACATGTATCTTCTTGTAAAGAGGATTTAGTTGAGTGAACGACACTTGACGTGACTTGATGGAGAAGACGGTGGGCTATCAAAGATTCATTGTATTGGGCAGATGACTTATCCATTTATAACGATGATAGTGAAGATTTGGATGAGATTTTGAGTTGACATGTTTGTGCTAGGCGGCTCAACCAAATGAGTTGGGTTTCAAAGTGTGTTTGGTCAAGAAAGTcaacaccatttttttttttttgccacttCAGCCGTCgcttttgaaaaaattaatacAAATTTGAAATGAAGTTATTACATTACAATGATTGttgtataaaataaatttttttaatatcatcaTTTTGTCAATTGGACATCTTTGTTGGGCACcaaataaaaatgtaaataaaAGAGGAGATGAGCATTATCATGGCCTTTGCCTCGCCCCTTGCATGCTTgatgtttgttattattatattgAAGTTTatcttataaatatttattgagTGTTATTCTATATTTACATTATATAggaaatattattatattcttTTGACTGTAAAAAGGTTGCTAACGACAATACGGCAATAATAATCggacaaacaaacaataaaaaacagAACAAACAGAAAAGTACGTTAAAGCGACGTAGTATTGCTCGCTACTACCACTTTTCGCGGCAATAATTTTACCCAAATTAATAATATCTTCAAAtttttaattacttttcctATCAAATCCACAAATTCTCGTCagattctctctccctctctatctATCTCTACTTTATCACTGACGCTTCTtgctctcactctcactctcactctcactctacCTGGTTGCTTTACTTTTTTCAGTTGTCACTGTTCAGTTAGCTCTCCGCTGATCCATTTTCTGGCTTCTCCATCgttttcatttctgggttttgttGATTCAGTTTGTTGTCAAATGGAGAGAAAACAGGGTTTTTTTTCGGCGCTAAAAGAGGAAGTGGTTAGAGGGCTGTCGCCGGGGAGGTCCCGATCGAGGTCAAGGGCCCAAAGTCCGGCGAGAAGTAGGTCACCAATGTCGGGTCTTCTAAGACGGAGGAGGGGTCATGGCCACCTCCACATGCCGCACCCGGACCAGTTAATTGCAAGATCCGGAGGTCTGAGGCCTGCAGAGGCATTATCCCCGCTGAAGGAGGGTCCGGATCCGGACGGTAATGATGGCGGAGATTCCAGGATGGAGGGTAGGTGGGGCCATTGGATGAAGGAAAAGCTTTCGAGGACGCCGTCAATTGCTAGCTCGGCCTTCAAGCGGTCCGATCTGAGGCTGCTGCTTGGGGTCCTCGGTGCGCCACTCGCGCCTGTACACGTTTGCACCGGCGACCCTCTGCCTCATCTCAGCATCAAAGATACTCCAATTGTTAAGTCGCTTTCTTCTTCCACATCTTATTGAATGAGTTTTACTGTCAATAGTGGGAGAGATTTGGGGGTAAACATCGTTTTCTTGGGGAATGGGGACCGTTGGTTTCTGCTTTTGGTtatgatataagaaaaaaatatgacTCTTACTTGTTGATTACTGACTAATGTTGCTTTGTCTTTTATCGTTACCTGTTGATGTTTCTTGTTCAACTAGCTGGTAGAGTAACTTCAAAGCtggtttattttattattagagGACGGTTTGTTTATCCTTTCTGTGGgggttttttgtttcttaaaatATTCCGAATGTGATGTCTGTGCAACTGATCAGTAGTGATTGTAGATGAGCGAAAAAATAATCATAGTTGTGTGTTTGGGATTTTTGCTCGTTGTAGATATGGTATCGGAATTGAGTCTGCAATGTGTTCCTGTTGGATATGCAGCATTGAAATAAAGGAAGAATTTGTTTACAATGTGGATTGATACTTCTTTAGCAATTAGCATTTAGCATTAGTCCTACTCGAGTTGGCATTTTAATTCATTTGCATTGATAAATAGTGAATGAATACTAAATATCCAATGATACTGCAATAAACCATCAGAAGAGTGATATTTGTGGGTATCCTGGTGCAGGAAACTTCATCGGCTCAGTATATATTGCAGCAGTACACAGCAGCATCAGGAGGGCAAAAGCTTCAAAACTCTATTCACAATGCATATGCCATGGGAAAAGTGAGGATGATAGCTTCTCAGTTTGAGACTGGCAACAAGGTGACTAGGAGCCGGAATTCCTCCAAGGCTGCAGAGTTGGGTGGCTTTGTTTTATGGCAGATGAATCCAGACAAATGGTATGTGGAGCTTGCACTCGGTGGCAGCAAAGTTCATGCTGGCTGCAATGGACAGCTTGTGTGGAGGCACACACCATGGCTTGGTGCACATACTGCAAAAGGTCCTGTTAGACCTCTACGACGTGCTCTTCAGGTGAAGAGACTGTCCTCAGTACTCTTAGTTGCTTGTCATgttgaaaatattttggttcTTTGTAAAGACTTcatattcaaacttcattcttttGGCAGGGTCTTGACCCAGGAACAACTGCAAGCATGTTTGCAAATGCAAGATGTATTG
It encodes:
- the LOC120011383 gene encoding uncharacterized protein LOC120011383, whose amino-acid sequence is MERKQGFFSALKEEVVRGLSPGRSRSRSRAQSPARSRSPMSGLLRRRRGHGHLHMPHPDQLIARSGGLRPAEALSPLKEGPDPDGNDGGDSRMEGRWGHWMKEKLSRTPSIASSAFKRSDLRLLLGVLGAPLAPVHVCTGDPLPHLSIKDTPIETSSAQYILQQYTAASGGQKLQNSIHNAYAMGKVRMIASQFETGNKVTRSRNSSKAAELGGFVLWQMNPDKWYVELALGGSKVHAGCNGQLVWRHTPWLGAHTAKGPVRPLRRALQGLDPGTTASMFANARCIGEKKINEDDCFILKLCTDPATLRARSEGPAEIIRHVLFGYFSQKTGLLVHLEDSHLTRIQNNGGDAAYWETTINSFLDDYRPVDGIMVAHSGRSVATLFRFGDTAMSHTRTRMEEAWAIEEMAFNVPGLSVDCFIPPAELRFASVSETCELSQVRGVRPAVPASAYRAKVVEFEKRHENGANNAAWRGQLS